A region from the Drosophila ananassae strain 14024-0371.13 chromosome 2L, ASM1763931v2, whole genome shotgun sequence genome encodes:
- the LOC6501484 gene encoding max-like protein X, translating into MSDNNVAPKQEDAFNMDHDQDHSNKLYSRCSSAGSTHTPNSSAHNSDDDDDSGGDARHSAAANSTLSYKERRREAHTQAEQKRRDAIKKGYDSLQELVPRCQPNDSSGYKLSKALILQKSIEYIGYLNQQKLKQEEESSALQKEVTALRIIKNGYENMLQHQQANPGPEEERLTDEAKFQVFQAIMEEMFETFQHIPMDNFKQLTTGIIPWLEEHCKPHILRNILSRTLQQMAQEAQAKQQQQIMEQETNDGFS; encoded by the exons ATGAGCGATAACAACGTCGCCCCCAAACAAGAGGACGCTTTCAACATGGATCACGACCAGGATCATAGCAACAAGCTGTACTCACGCTGCAGCAGTGCTggcagcacacacacacccaacTCCTCGGCCCACAATTCAG ACGACGACGATGATAGTGGCGGAGATGCGCGCCACTCGGCGGCAGCCAACTCCACGCTGAGCTACAAGGAGAGGCGAAGGGAAGCTCATACCCAGGCGGAACAAAAGCGACGGGACGCAATCAAAAAGGGCTATGACAGCCTACAAGAGTTAGTGCCGCGCTGCCAGCCCAATGACTCCTCAGGCTACAAGCTGAGCAAGGCTCTGATCCTCCAGAAGAGCATCGAATACATTGGCTACCTCAACCAACAGAAGCTCAAGCAGGAGGAAGAGAGTTCGGCATTACAGAAGGAGGTAACGGCGCTGCGAATCATCAAGAATGGGTACGAGAACATGCTGCAGCACCAGCAGGCCAATCCTGGCCCGGAAGAGGAGCGTCTCACAGATGAGGCCAAATTTCAAGTG TTTCAGGCAATTATGGAGGAAATGTTTGAAACATTCCAGCACATACCCATGGATAACTTTAAGCAGCTTACTACTGGCATTATACCCTGGTTGGAGGAGCACTGCAAACCGCACATCCTGCGCAACATCCTCAGCCGTACCCTTCAGCAGATGGCACAGGAAGCGCAGGcgaagcagcagcaacagatcATGGAGCAGGAAACCAACGATGGGTTTAGCTGA
- the LOC6499080 gene encoding uncharacterized protein LOC6499080 yields the protein MLGSAGKATAGKSTTGKVDHCEFLSYLQTLGDVLPEDAALQLAQRIRAEEEEARHADTCGGANNQASLNVSFRVYYHIVHKYELQDIHFGDLPEKLTHDQPSAFLMLQSVLLTDHWKQLDPILLEEKCITAVLEALKRNSPSLLPILKATNLLVKKFPRLELLRLRLEHFYRCLQRQSQTGSREETLTLYNHCCKQTVRAFSYFRLIVEFWPWTNRNKYYLLSGILNSHSLSELLATTNQSEEDFFNGLRLSLSYKGLRAASQYPIKSLSNQRSPALLAASVELLVSGNIAEIQNFHSQWFLRIQQREVLFELLQANPYIVEFMGCVEDLKSAGDQLRLILIFSMFAKEIYNASRLHFFKISTELLTNCSHLELDAQLLVFRFLVDNLSNFAVEDCLEFFHSFIDRHRAVESAEFRNTMLGKIPTIINHTAKHFHKALKSDIGVGGDALAHNIKRFFLHLQEIIERDIGNEVYQPNIFALKLLEVLNKSLYADHVVKNAKMCSTQQNQQMGKFLMDHGVFRPQIVAKKLFESLNNPQGFDDALELTVVLLIQLNYLDNERSLDRCFELCDSSDVDECSLVTLYAKLAFAKEPPKETDFKECLDRLTLKIDSYLEDPLSTAKIGGHLFGYLCVLDEVIKSKGPVDQPLEDLLPILDRILKGVLQFLNLANTRRKAEATTAASFQDMDESLQLLVSESSFKSGDDDEACRKYLLMSFWLTLKGCCDVATTIGCILLETFQKTVNCAALSRCLDINVSVLTLCRHKGAIEAAGLSIGRLTRSITSILDSSDAGFQLLHECLERELLADSRQVSTTRRGAGFAIMFLHVLKNDNPQQRLVLHKAVQQILKRLNSVTGAAPTDSNHDRWESLALHYLCVLVRDTELRPSMCKYYNEILLVAMEHIHNPEWTISNAALQLFGASLGKLVGQRQATEFDTRPAWEPSELDYDELGCLLPKACEHMLECCDRQEVTSSIILFLAFLSKVEHLRTSDGKVPNPLLLRFRRLSWRLLRHKCEQVRQLAATCFVRSHEFRCDLPAVLLSSAKLAAHLSDENFYEGLIYALTAGVLKLQYEARYVWSQERLEKYFEELLILLDITEQVQRFKPYTRNVLLEFLRLLGNKDKVTLVENLR from the exons ATGCTGGGGTCTGCCGGAAAAGCAACTGCTGGAAAATCAACTACGGGAAAAGTTGACCATTGCGAGTTTCTGTCCTACCTACAG ACTCTGGGAGATGTGCTGCCGGAAGACGCCGCCCTTCAGCTGGCCCAGCGAATAcgggcggaggaggaggaggctaGACACGCCGACACGTGCGGCGGCGCCAACAACCAAGCCTCATTGAATGTCTCATTTCGGGTTTACTACCACATAGTTCACAAATATGAGCTGCAGGACATCCACTTTGGTGACCTGCCTGAAAAACTCACCCATGACCAGCCCAGTGCATTCCTGATGCTTCAGTCGGTGCTTCTAACTGACCACTGGAAGCAGCTGGATCCAATACTTTTAGAGGAAAAGTGCATCACTGCCGTTCTCGAAGCTCTCAAGAGAAATAGTCCCAGTCTTTTGCCCATTTTGAAGGCCACTAACCTTCTGGTGAAAAAGTTTCCGAGATTGGAGCTTCTCCGCCTGCGCCTGGAGCACTTCTACCGCTGCCTGCAGCGGCAGAGCCAAACAGGATCTCGGGAGGAGACCCTCACATTGTACAACCACTGCTGCAAGCAGACGGTTCGAGCATTTTCTTACTTTCGGTTGATCGTGGAATTCTGGCCGTGGACAAATCGGAATAAGTACTATCTGTTGAGCGGAATATTGAACTCCCATTCGTTGTCGGAGCTGCTGGCCACCACCAACCAAAGCGAAGAAGACTTCTTCAACGGACTGCGTTTAAGTTTAAGCTACAAGGGACTGCGGGCCGCGAGTCAGTATCCAATAAAGAGTCTCAGCAACCAACGATCGCCTGCGCTGCTTGCTGCCAGTGTGGAGTTGTTGGTCAGCGGAAACATTGCCGAGATTCAGAACTTCCATTCCCAGTGGTTTCTTCGCATACAGCAGCGAGAAGTGCTGTTTGAGCTTTTGCAAGCCAATCCGTATATTGTGGAGTTCATGGGCTGTGTCGAGGACCTCAAATCGGCGGGCGATCAGTTGCGCCTGATTTTGATATTTAGCATGTTCGCCAAGGAGATATACAACGCCTCGAGACTGCATTTCTTCAAGATTAGCACGGAACTGCTCACCAATTGCAGTCACCTGGAGTTGGACGCTCAGCTGCTGGTCTTTCGCTTCCTGGTGGACAATCTGAGCAACTTTGCGGTGGAGGACTGCCTAGAATTCTTTCACAGTTTCATTGACCGCCATCGAGCTGTGGAGAGCGCCGAGTTCCGGAACACGATGCTGGGAAAAATACCAACAATAATTAACCACACGGCTAAGCACTTCCACAAAGCCTTAAAATCGGACATCGGCGTGGGAGGAGATGCTCTGGCCCACAACATCAAGCGATTCTTCTTGCACCTGCAGGAAATCATCGAACGAGACATCGGCAACGAGGTCTATCAGCCCAATATCTTTGCCCTCAAGCTGCTGGAGGTCCTGAACAAGTCTCTGTATGCCGACCACGTCGTTAAGAATGCCAAGATGTGCAGCACCCAGCAGAACCAGCAGATGGGAAAGTTTCTGATGGACCATGGAGTCTTCAGGCCTCAGATAGTAGCTAAGAAGCTTTTTGAATCCCTGAATAATCCTCAAGGCTTCGATGACGCCCTTGAGCTGACTGTAGTCCTGTTGATTCAGCTAAACTACTTGGATAATGAAAGGAGCTTGGATCGTTGCTTCGAACTTTGCGACAGCTCGGACGTGGACGAGTGTTCCTTGGTGACGCTGTACGCCAAGTTGGCTTTTGCCAAGGAGCCACCCAAGGAAACGGATTTCAAAGAATGCCTCGACCGATTGACGCTTAAAATTGATTCCTATCTGGAGGATCCTCTGAGCACTGCCAAGATTGGCGGTCATCTCTTTGGCTATCTTTGCGTACTTGACGAGGTGATAAAATCAAAGGGTCCGGTGGATCAACCTCTTGAGGATTTGTTGCCGATTCTTGATCGCATTCTGAAGGGCGTTCTGCAGTTCCTCAATTTGGCCAACACGAGGCGCAAGGCAGAGGCAACCACGGCCGCCAGTTTCCAGGACATGGACGAGAGTCTTCAGCTGCTGGTAAGCGAGAGCTCTTTTAAGTCCGGAGATGACGATGAGGCTTGCCGGAAGTACTTGCTCATGAGCTTTTGGCTTACTCTAAAG GGTTGTTGTGATGTGGCGACGACCATAGGATGCATTTTGCTGGAAACCTTCCAGAAAACCGTAAACTGTGCAGCTTTGAGCCGCTGTCTGGACATCAATGTCTCTGTTCTGACCCTCTGTCGCCATAAAGGAGCAATTGAAGCTGCTGGGTTGAGTATAGGAAGACTTACCCGCAGCATAACTAGTATCCTAGACAGCTCAGACGCTGGTTTTCAGTTGTTGCACGAGTGTCTCGAACGTGAGCTCCTGGCCGATAGTCGCCAGGTGAGCACCACGCGTCGAGGAGCTGGTTTCGCGATTATGTTCTTGCACGTGTTGAAGAACGATAATCCGCAACAGCGTTTGGTTCTTCACAAGGCCGTTCAACAGATTCTAAAGAGGCTAAATAGTGTGACAGGGGCTGCTCCCACGGACAGCAACCATGATCGATGGGAATCCTTGGCATTGCATTATCTATGCGTTCTGGTGCGTGACACGGAACTGAGGCCATCCATGTGCAAGTACTACAACGAGATTCTTCTCGTGGCTATGGAGCACATCCATAATCCTGAATGGACCATCTCGAATGCGGCACTGCAGCTGTTTGGCGCCAGTCTGGGGAAGCTAGTGGGCCAGCGTCAGGCCACGGAGTTCGATACGCGTCCAGCTTGGGAACCCAGTGAACTGGATTACGACGAGCTGGGCTGCCTGCTGCCCAAAGCTTGTGAGCACATGTTGGAGTGCTGCGATCGGCAGGAAGTGACCTCCTCCATAATACTCTTTCTCGCCTTTCTCTCCAAGGTGGAGCATCTGCGCACTTCGGATGGCAAGGTGCCGAATCCTTTGCTGCTCCGCTTCCGCCGTCTTAGCTGGCGGCTTTTGCGGCACAAGTGCGAGCAGGTTCGTCAACTAGCCGCCACCTGTTTTGTGCGCTCGCACGAGTTCCGTTGTGATCTTCCAGCGGTACTGCTCTCCAGTGCTAAGTTAGCCGCTCATCTGAGTGATGAGAACTTCTACGAGGGACTGATCTATGCTCTCACAGCTGGGGTATTGAAACTGCAGTACGAGGCACGCTATGTGTGGAGTCAGGAACGCCtggaaaagtattttgaagaACTTCTTATACTATTGGACATCACTGAGCAAGTTCAGCGCTTCAAACCATACACGCGTAATGTTCTTTTGGAATTCCTGAGGCTGTTGGGGAACAAAGATAAGGTGACTTTGGTGGAAAATCTTAGATAA
- the LOC6499081 gene encoding adipocyte plasma membrane-associated protein: protein MGLLYALRVRIMNFMIFFLIIILLPGLPPRTTFPFKEYIVTPPKDLKGALESNFHLEGAERLLEGRVYGPECLIARNNEIYTGIHGGEVIKLTSNHVTHVTKIGQPCEDIYEESRCGRPLGLAFDTQGNNLLIADAYYGLWQVDLGTNKKTLLVSPAQELAGKTINRPAKVFNGVTVSKGGDIYWTDSSSDFSIEDLVFATFANPSGRLFKYNRAKNVSEVLLDELVFANGLALSPNEDFIVVAETGALRLTKYHLKGPKAGQSEVFVDGLPGLPDNLTPDAEGIWVPLVLSSDSEHPNGFSLFTRFPSVRLFLARMLALFELPFRYLNSVYPNKFSQRFVHFVGHMESLSVLTPKRTTVVRVDWNGNIVGSLHGFDKSVVSVSHVLEFQDFLFLGSPTNQYLARVKSPKAKQPTIKVRNVRVEGEGLEASIGAPPSTTTAKPQPKAAPTTTTQKPTTTTPKPTTTTPKPTTTTPKPTTTTPKPTTSTTTQKPTAKPAEKPTTTSKPATTTTPKPATTTTKRTVPEKPAPVEEDIPSDTKPPKKEKLKVINKQGVNVEL, encoded by the exons ATGGGTCTGCTGTATGCTCTACGCGTGAGGATCATGAATTTCATGATCTTCTTTCTGATTATCATTCTGCTGCCCGGTCTGCCTCCCCGTACCACCTTTCCCTTCAAGGAATATAT TGTGACGCCGCCCAAGGATTTAAAGGGTGCCTTGGAGTCCAACTTTCACCTGGAGGGAGCGGAGCGACTCTTGGAGGGGCGTGTCTATGGCCCCGAGTGCCTGATAGCCCGCAACAACGAGATCTACACAGGCATTCACGGCGGTGAGGTCATTAAACTGACCAGTAACCACGTCACTCACGTCACCAAGATCGGTCAGCCCTGCG AGGACATATACGAGGAGTCTAGGTGTGGTCGCCCACTGGGACTGGCCTTTGATACGCAGGGCAACAATCTCCTCATCGCCGATGCCTACTACGGGCTTTGGCAGGTGGATCTGGGTACAAACAAAAAGACTCTGCTGGTGTCGCCCGCCCAGGAGCTCGCCGGCAAGACCATCAATCGACCAGCTAAAGTCTTCAACGGCGTAACCGTAAGCAAAGGAGGCGACATCTACTGGACGGACTCCTCCTCGGACTTTAGCATCGAAGACCTGGTGTTTGCTACGTTTGCCAATCCCTCGGGACG TCTTTTCAAATACAACCGCGCGAAGAACGTAAGCGAGGTTCTTCTGGACGAACTGGTCTTCGCCAACGGCTTGGCTCTGAGCCCCAACGAGGACTTCATTGTGGTGGCCGAGACAGGTGCTCTTCGATTGACCAAGTATCATTTGAAGGGGCCCAAAGCTGGACAGAGCGAGGTCTTTGTGGACGGGCTTCCCGGCCTTCCGGATAACCTGACGCCAGATGCCGAGGGAATTTGGGTGCCGTTGGTCCTGAGCTCCGATAGCGAACATCCCAATGGGTTCTCGCTCTTCACTCGCTTCCCCAGCGTGCGTCTGTTCCTGGCTCGCATGCTGGCCCTATTCGAGCTGCCTTTCCGCTACCTGAACAGCGTGTATCCGAACAAGTTCTCGCAGCGATTCGTGCACTTTGTCGGGCATATGGAAAGCCTTAGTGTGCTAACGCCTAAGCGCACCACGGTGGTGCGGGTTGATTGGAATGGCAACATCGTTGGCTCGCTGCACGGCTTCGACAAGTCTGTGGTGTCCGTTTCACACGTTCTGGAGTTCCAGGATTTCCTATTCTTGGGATCGCCCACCAATCAGTACCTGGCGCGTGTTAAGTCGCCGAAGGCCAAGCAGCCTACAATTAAGGTACGCAACGTGCGCGTCGAAGGCGAGGGCTTGGAGGCGTCCATCGGTGCACCTCCTAGCACCACCACAGCCAAGCCGCAACCTAAGGCGGCACCAACTACAACAACACAGAAACCCACTACAACCACGCCGAAACCCACCACAACCACGCCTAAACCAACTACAACCACTCCTAAGCCAACTACAACCACGCCAAAACCGACCACTAGTACGACTACACAGAAGCCAACAGCTAAGCCAGCTGAAAAGCCCACAACTACATCCAAACCGGCCACCACTACAACTCCCAAGCCGGCTACCACTACCACCAAGCGCACTGTGCCTGAGAAACCTGCGCcggtggaggaggacattcctTCCGACACCAAGCCACCCAAGAAGGAGAAGCTCAAGGTCATCAACAAGCAGGGCGTCAATGTGGAACTCTAA
- the LOC6501483 gene encoding uncharacterized protein LOC6501483 has protein sequence MSTATAHLPIQKRKFHEHSGEPGCQGLEEVNRMFRNFWDPTAYWVCDKQGTRARLQRCPQSQLYSEELGRCVHYADWAWTDPKEPPSRPKPTSQSVSKQ, from the coding sequence ATGTCCACGGCAACAGCACATCTGCCCATCCAGAAGCGGAAATTCCACGAGCACAGTGGCGAACCAGGCTGCCAAGGACTCGAGGAGGTTAACCGCATGTTCCGTAACTTCTGGGATCCAACGGCGTACTGGGTGTGCGACAAGCAGGGAACCCGTGCCCGCCTCCAGCGCTGCCCGCAATCTCAATTGTATTCCGAGGAGCTGGGTCGCTGTGTCCACTATGCCGATTGGGCGTGGACCGATCCCAAGGAGCCACCAAGCCGGCCAAAGCCAACCAGTCAGTCGGTCTCCAAACAGTAA